CCTCCCCAGCCCGGCCCTGATCAGCTCCAGATGGGCACCCGGTACCGCCACGGCCGTCGGCTCACCGGCGGCCAGGCCCTCCCGAAGGAACGCCACCGTCCGCCGCGTGTACTCCTCCTCGCCGCGGTAGAACAGCGCGGGGTGCACGAAGGCGTCGTCAGGGGTCGTCGTGCTCATCGCGGCGTCACCTCGATCTGCGGCAGGCTCGGCCAGAACATCTCCAGCACCCGCGGAAGGTGCGGGGGCGGATGCTCGACCACCACCCGCCCCACGGGCAGGCCCATGGCGGTCACCGCCAGCGCCGTCACCCCCGCGACGTCCACGAAGGCCACGTCCGACAGCTCCAGATAGGACACACCCGTGTGCTGCCCGGCCAGCCTGGACAGGGCCTCCTCCCAGTGCGCCCGGGTGGTCTCGCTGATCTCGCCCCTGGCTCGTATCCCGCATCGACCGGGCAACGGACTCACCTCCAACGCGGCTCTCCCCGGCGACGCCGGGGGCTGCTCGCCCCCTCCATGCGGGACACCCATTCCGGGACTCCTCCACCATCCGCCGGCTGTCCGCCGACACGCCGCGGCCCGCCGGCTGGACGGGGCCACGCCTCCGGTCCGACAGCCTATAGCCGCGCCGGCCGCGGGTGACGCGGCCTTCCGGATACCGGGCGGCGCCTCCCCGCCCGAAAGTGACCTTCATCACGGCGAAGGGGCCCGCGGCGGGGCCGAGTCCCCCGCAGGGGGCCATATCTGTGCTCGCGAATTGAGAATTGCCCGCCGCGCCCGGTGAGTATTCCCCGTCGGCCGGTCGAGTTCAAATCATCGGCAGTGCGACGCCCATCGCGTCGTGCTACTGTCGATCTCAGTTGCAGGTGTGGTTCCCAGAAGGTTCATTTCCGACGGGTCAATCAGCACGGCGACACGGAATTCACACAGGGTGAATTCCCGATACCGCCTCCCGAAGGAGAATGAATAATGGCTACCGGCACCGTGAAGTGGTTCAACTCGGAAAAGGGCTTCGGCTTCATCGAGCAGGACGGCGGCGGCCCCGACGTCTTCGCCCACTACTCGAACATCGCCGCCCAGGGCTTCCGTGAGCTCTTCGAGGGCCAGAAGGTGTCCTTCGACGTCGCGCAGGGCCAGAAGGGCCCGACGGCCGAGAACATCGTTCCCGCCTGACGCCACCGGCGCTGACGCGTACTTCGCAGCTGGGGCCCGCACCTCTGGGGTGCGGGCCCCAGCTCGCTGCGTTTCAGGGCGCGGCCGGCGACGCATCTCCCGTCGGTCCGGCCCGCCCCACATCGTTCTCGGCTCGTCTCAAGATTCTCTGCGCCGCTCGTCTGCTGCGGGAATTCCTTGGCACGCGCCGCACCAAGGAAGGTTCCGCATGAAGCGTGCCCGCACACCCCGCACCCATGACCGCGCCGCGGCAGGCGCCCGCACCGGCCGCTCCGCCGGTGGGCGCCGCCCCTCGGCCCACGGCCGCCGGCCGGCCGGAGCGGCCGTACAGGGCGAGTTCGCTCCGCCCAAAACCATCACGCCCGCTCTGCCCCCGGCCGAGTCGTTCGCCGATCTCGCCATGCCCGGGCGGCTGCTGGACACGCTCGGCCAGGAGGGGGTGACCGTGCCGTTCCCCATCCAGGCGGCGACCCTGCCGAACTCCCTGGCCGGGCGGGACGTACTCGGCCGCGGGCGCACCGGATCGGGCAAGACCCTCGCCTTCGGCCTCGCCCTGCTGGCCCGCACCGCGGGGCGGCGTGCCGAGCCGCGGCAGCCGCTGGCTCTCGTGCTCGTCCCGACCCGTGAGCTCGCCCAGCAGGTCACCGACGCGCTCACGCCGTACGCCGGCTCGGTGGGCCTGCGGCTGGCCACCGTCGTCGGCGGCATGTCCATCGGCCGGCAGACCGGAGCGCTGCGGGCCGGTGCCGAGGTGGTCGTCGCGACGCCCGGGCGGCTGAAGGACCTCATCGACCGGGGAGCCTGCCGCCTGGACCAGGTGGCGATCACGGTCCTCGACGAGGCCGACCAGATGGCCGACATGGGCTTCATGCCGCAGGTCACCGCGCTGCTCGACCAGGTGCGCGCCGACGGGCAGCGGATGCTCTTCTCGGCCACCCTCGACCGCAACGTCGACCTGCTGGTCCGCCGCTACCTGACGGACCCGGTGGTGCACTCCGTCGACCCGTCGGCGGGCGCGGTCACCACGATGGAGCACCACGTCCTGCACGTGCACGACGCGGACAAGCACCGGACCACCACCGAGATCGCGGCCCGGGACGGCCGGGTGATCATGTTCCTCGACACCAAGCACGCGGTGGACCGGCTGACCAAGCACCTGCTGGGCAGCGGTGTGCGGGCCGCGGCCCTGCACGGGGGCAAGTCCCAGCCGCAGCGCACGCGCACCCTCACCCAGTTCAAGCGCGGGGACGTGACGGTACTCGTGGCGACCAACGTCGCGGCGCGCGGCATCCACGTCGACAACCTCGACCTGGTCGTCAACGTCGATCCGCCCACCGACCACAAGGACTACCTGCACCGCGGCGGCCGTACGGCCCGGGCCGGAGAGTCCGGCAGCGTCGTCACCCTGGTCACCCCCGACCAGCGCCGCGGCATGAACCGGCTGATGGCCGCCGCGGGCATCACGCCCCGGATCACCTCGGTGCGCTCCGGCGAGGCCGAGCTGAGCCGCATCACCGGTGCCCGGACCCCTTCCGGTGTCCCGGTCGTCATCACCGCGCCGGCCGTGGAACGCCCCCGCAGCGCGTCCCCCTCGTCCCGCGGCCGTCGAGGCCGCCGCGGGCCGGCGCGGCAGGGCCGCCCCGCCGGCGAGGCGGTGCGCAGGGCACCGGGACGGACCGGCTCCGGCTCGCCCGCCCCGGACGCCGCTCGCTGATCCGGCCCGGCCGGCGGGACACCCCCCGGCACCGCCCCGTCCCGGCGGCAGCGCCGCCGACGGGTGCGCGACCGCCGCGGGGTGCGCCCGTGCCCTGACGCGGCGCCCGCAGCGGGCGGGTGCGCAGGGGGAGCGGCCGTCCCGGCGGACGCGAACGACGGTGGCCGGCAGGACGGCCGGCCGTCCGGGGCGGCGGCCGGTGGGCCGGCGCGCTCACCGAGTTGGCACGCGCGCTGCCCGGGGCGGTTCCAGGGGCTCGCCCCGGAACCGCCCCGGGCAGGACGCGATCGTGGGTGACCAGCACGAGCCCCCGGGAACCCGGTCAGCGCATCGTGTCGGCTACGCGCCGTGCCGCTGCTCGATCGCGGCCGGCCGCAGTTGCGCGGCGCGGATCCGTCCGACGTCGAGCTTGCGGCCCCGGTCGAAGCGGTAGATGCCGTTCTGCTCCTGGAAGACGTCGGTCAACTGGGTGTAGCAGTAGCCGAACATGCCGGGATCGCCCAGCAGCACCTCGGTGAGGCCGCCGAACCGCGCGTAAAACTCCTCCTCGTCCCGCACCCGCTCGCCGTAACCCCAGGAGACGGTACGGTCCTCACCCGACTCGGCGGCGGCCGCCCCGGGATCCCACCAGATGCCGCCGAACTCGCTGACGAAGTACGGCTGACCCCGGTACGGCAGTGAGTAGGCGCTGCCGCTCTCGTGGCAGTTGACGAACGGCTCGTCCTTCGCGAGCCCCGACATCAGCTGCCGGAAGACCGCCGGGTCCTGCTCGTAGTTGTGGGAGTCGTAGACGTCGGTCTCGGCGACCCGGTGGGCGTACCCGGACGCGTCGATGACCGGCCTCGTGGTGTCCATGGCCTTGGTGGCCAGGAACATCGCGCGGGTCACGGCGTCCAGTCGGGTGATGCGGTCGTGCAGCTTCTGGTACGTCTCGTTGAGGGGACACCAGCCGATGATCGAGGGGTGGGAGTAGTCCCGCTCCAGGGCCTCCAGCCACTGGGCGACGTAGGAGGCGTCGGGCTGCTGGTTGTCACCGGAGGACCCGCCCGTCTCGCACCCCCAGTCGCCGAACTCCCCCCAGACCAGGTAGCCGAGGCGGTCCGCGTGGTGGAGGAAACGCTCCTCGAAGACCTTCTGGTGCAGCCGGGCCCCGTTGAAGCCCGCCGCCATGGCGAGTTCGATGTCCCGGACCAGGGCCTCGTCGGTCGGCGCGGTCATCAGCCCGTCCGGGTACCAGCCCTGGTCGAGGACCAGGCGCTGGAACACCGGGCGGCCGTTCAGGGTGACGGCCTTGCCGCGCAGTCCCACGGCGCGCAGACCTGCATAGCTCTCCGCGCTGTCGACGACCTGCCCGCCGGCGTCGAGGAGTTCGAGCCGCAGGTCGTACAGGTGCGGGTCGGCGGGGCTCCACTCGCGTCGCCTGCCGTCGGGCACCGCCAGGTGCAGGCGCGGGGCGAGGTCCAGGTCGGCGCGGCACTCGGCGCGGCTCACCTCGCCGTGCCGGTCGCCGAGGACGGCGCGCACCCGGTGTCCCGGCCGGTTGCCGGACAGGGGCAGTTCGAGGTGGAAGGCGGAACCGGCGAGGTCCGGGGTGATCCGGGGCCGCCGCAGGTGCACCTCGGGCACGGGCTCCAGCCAGACCGTCTGCCAGATGCCGGTGACCCGGGTGTAGTTGCAGTCGTGGTTCGCGTACCGGGTCGCCTGCTTGCCGCGGGCCTGCGGGCCGGACTTGGGGTCCCGGGCCCGGACGGTGATGACGACCTCTTCGCCCGTACCGGCGAGGTCACCGAGATCGGCAGTGAAAGGGGTGAAGCCGCCCCGGTGCCGTGCGACCTCGGTGCCGTCGGCCCACACGGTGGTGTCGTAGTCGACGGCGCCGAAGTGCAGCAGCACCCGGCGCCCGGCCCACTCCTCCGGGAGCCTGACGCTCCGCCGGTACCAGACGGCCTCCAGGAAGTCGGTGTCGCCGATGCCGGACAGCTCCGACTCGGGCGGGAACGGGACGAGGATCTCGTCGCGCAGTTCGCGGCCGAGCAGACCGCGCTCGAGGCCGCTGTCCCCCCGGTCGGTCTCGAACTGCCAAGTGCCGTTCAGATTGAGCCAGTCGCGGCGCACGAACTGCGGTCGCGGGTACTCCGGGCGCGGAACGGACTGCGTGGACACACATGCTCCAGTCGGTGGGACGGCGAGGGACCGCCGGATCGGCGGGGCGGGCGAAGCGGACGGGATCAGGAACCGCCGAGGCCGGTGGTGGCCACCGAGTCGACGATGCGGCGCTGGAAGAGGAGGAACACCACGATCAGCGGCAGCGCCGCCAGCAGCGCGGACGCCATGGACTGCGCGTACTGGATGCCGAAGGCGTCCTTCACGGTGGCGAGGCCCACCGGCAGCGTCATCAGGTCCGGGTCGTTGGTGACGATGAACGGCCACATGAAGTTGTTCCAGGCCCCGATGAAGACGAAGATCGCCACAGCGGCCACGATCGGCCGGGACAGCGGCAGCACGATCGACCGGAAGACCCGGAACTCCGACGCGCCGTCGATGCGCGCGGCGTCCTCCAGCTCCCGGGGGATGCCGTCGAAGAACCGCTTGAGGATGAACACCATCATGGGAGCGACCACCTGCGGAAGGATGACGGCCGCGTAGGTGTCCACCAGGTTGAACAGCAGCATCTGCTCGAACAGCGGCACGACCAGCAGCTGCGGCGGCACCATGATCGCGGCGACCGTGACGCCGAGGAGGGCCCGGCGGCCGCGGAACACGCCGCGCGAGAAGCCGTACGCGGCGAGGGCGGAGACCGTCACCGTGATCACGGTGACCAGTCCGGCGATCAGGAGGCTGTTGAACGCCCACAGCGTCACGTTCCCGCGGTCCAGGATCCGCCGGAACGCCTCGGCGGTGAACGGGCCCTTGAAGGGGGACAGGCCGGGGGACGCCACGTCCTGCTCGCTCTGCACGGACGTGGCGACCGCCCACAGGAGCGGCAGCAGCCAGACGGCCGCCAGCACGGCCAGCACGGTGCCGGCGAGGACGCGGGGCAGCCGGCCGTGCCCGAGGAGCAGCGGCGAGCCGGTCGCCGCACGGCCTGGAAGGCGCCGGGGGCGGACGGTCGGTGCGGTGGCGGACACGGTCAGTCCTCCCGGCGGAAGAGGCGGAGCTGCACGAGCGAGACGACGATGACGAGCGCGAAGAACAGGTAGGAGACGGCGGAGGCGTAGCCGAGCCGGTAGCCGGTGAAGCCGACGTCGTAGACGTATTCCAGGACCGGGCGGGTCGAGCCGTTGGGTCCGCCCTTGGTCAGGATGTAGATCTGGTCGAACACCTTCAGGGAGGCGAGGACCTGGAGCATCGCCACCAGGGCGGTGGTTCTGCGCAACTGCGGCAGCGTGATGGACCACAGGCGCCGCCACGCCCCGGCGCCGTCCAGCGCCGCGGCCTCGTCGTACGCCGAGGGCAGGGACTGCAGGGCGGCGAGGTAGAGCAGGAAGTTGAAGCCGGCCGTCCACCAGACGGTGAGGGCGGCGATCGACCACATCGCCACGGCCTCGTCGGAGAGCCAGCCGACCGGTCCGAGGCCGAAGGTGCCCAGGAGCTGGTTGGCCAGGCCGATGTCCGGCTGGTAGAGCCAGGTCCAGATGAGCGTCACCACGGTCACGGGCAGCAGGTAGGGGGCGAAGAAGGCCAGGCGCCACGCCCACTGCCCAGCCAGCCCGGTGTGCACCAGCAGCGCCATCACCAGCGCGATCAGCACGAGGGGGACGCTGGAGACGACGGTGAAGAACACGGTGTTGCCCAGGCTGCTCCACACGTCCGGGTCCCCGAACGCCTCGGCGTAGTTGGCGAAGCCGACGAACGCCGTGTCGCGCAGGGCGAGGGAGCTGTCGGTGAGGCTCATCCACAGCCCCTGCGCGAGGGGCCAGACCATGAAGAGGGCGAAGACGAGCAGGAACGGCAGGACGAAGAGCAGTCCCGACCCCGGGGCGCTCCGCGTGCCGCGGTGACCGGTGCGGTGGTGTCCGCCGGCCCGGGGGCCGGCCCGGCCGGTCCGTCCGCCGGTGCCCGGTGGTGCGATGGTCGTCACAGGGTCCTCCTTCTGCTCGTCACGCCACCGGGTTGGGCCGGCGCAGCAGCGCGTCCGCCTCGCGGACCATCTGGCGCACCGCCTTCTCGGCGGAGGTGTTGCCCAGCAGCGCCGACTGGAGCGGCTGGCACATCCGGTTCTGGAAGTCGGAACCGGCCCCGGCGAACCAGTTCGGCGGATCGAGCACCGCCACCTCGGCCGCGTCCGCGTACGAGGACTGCGGGTCGAGGGCGGCGTACTCCGGCGTCGCGAGCACCGGCCGGTACGCGGGAATGTGGCCGGCTTTCGCCCAGGTCAGGCTCTGCTTGACCATCGCCGCGACGTAGCGGTGGGCCTCCCGGCGGCGGGCCGGGTCGGGATCGTGCTGGTGCGGGAGGACGAAGCCGTGGCAGTCCGTGTAGACGGCCGGCCGGTCGAAGACCTGCGGGAAGGGGGCGGCACCCAGCGGGATGCCGGACTTCCTCAGCGTCGGCAGCTCCCACTCCCCGAGCATGACCATGCCGCCGCGTCCGCCGAGGAAACCGGCCATCGCCCCGTTGTAGTCGAGGTTGCGGGGGTTGGTCGTGCCGTCGAAGAGCCGCTGCATGAACGTCACCACACGCACGGCCGCGTCGATGTCGATCTCGGCCGGTCCGCCGTCCGGCAGGGTGAAGGCGGCGCCGGTCTGCGCGTAGAGGGCGGCGAACTGCCGCCAGCTCTGCGCCGTGTCGGTCACGTGGCCGAACAGGATGCCGGAGGCCCCGGTCGCCGCGGCGAGCGCCTTGCCCGCCTCCAGCAGCGCTTCCGGGGATCCCGTCGCGGTCAGTTCGCCCGAGGAGTCGAGGAGGCCCGCCTTGTCGGCTGCCTCCTTGTCGTAGAAGACGATGAACGGGTGGACGTCGAGCGGGACGGCGTAGACGGCGCCCGCGTGCCGCGTACGCGCCCAGACCGCCGGCGTGAAGTCCTCCGGGGTGACGCCGAACTCGGCGAGCAGGCCGAGGTCGAAGGGGT
Above is a genomic segment from Streptomyces glaucescens containing:
- a CDS encoding STAS domain-containing protein, with amino-acid sequence MSPLPGRCGIRARGEISETTRAHWEEALSRLAGQHTGVSYLELSDVAFVDVAGVTALAVTAMGLPVGRVVVEHPPPHLPRVLEMFWPSLPQIEVTPR
- a CDS encoding cold-shock protein gives rise to the protein MATGTVKWFNSEKGFGFIEQDGGGPDVFAHYSNIAAQGFRELFEGQKVSFDVAQGQKGPTAENIVPA
- a CDS encoding DEAD/DEAH box helicase translates to MKRARTPRTHDRAAAGARTGRSAGGRRPSAHGRRPAGAAVQGEFAPPKTITPALPPAESFADLAMPGRLLDTLGQEGVTVPFPIQAATLPNSLAGRDVLGRGRTGSGKTLAFGLALLARTAGRRAEPRQPLALVLVPTRELAQQVTDALTPYAGSVGLRLATVVGGMSIGRQTGALRAGAEVVVATPGRLKDLIDRGACRLDQVAITVLDEADQMADMGFMPQVTALLDQVRADGQRMLFSATLDRNVDLLVRRYLTDPVVHSVDPSAGAVTTMEHHVLHVHDADKHRTTTEIAARDGRVIMFLDTKHAVDRLTKHLLGSGVRAAALHGGKSQPQRTRTLTQFKRGDVTVLVATNVAARGIHVDNLDLVVNVDPPTDHKDYLHRGGRTARAGESGSVVTLVTPDQRRGMNRLMAAAGITPRITSVRSGEAELSRITGARTPSGVPVVITAPAVERPRSASPSSRGRRGRRGPARQGRPAGEAVRRAPGRTGSGSPAPDAAR
- a CDS encoding glycoside hydrolase family 2 protein, whose amino-acid sequence is MSTQSVPRPEYPRPQFVRRDWLNLNGTWQFETDRGDSGLERGLLGRELRDEILVPFPPESELSGIGDTDFLEAVWYRRSVRLPEEWAGRRVLLHFGAVDYDTTVWADGTEVARHRGGFTPFTADLGDLAGTGEEVVITVRARDPKSGPQARGKQATRYANHDCNYTRVTGIWQTVWLEPVPEVHLRRPRITPDLAGSAFHLELPLSGNRPGHRVRAVLGDRHGEVSRAECRADLDLAPRLHLAVPDGRRREWSPADPHLYDLRLELLDAGGQVVDSAESYAGLRAVGLRGKAVTLNGRPVFQRLVLDQGWYPDGLMTAPTDEALVRDIELAMAAGFNGARLHQKVFEERFLHHADRLGYLVWGEFGDWGCETGGSSGDNQQPDASYVAQWLEALERDYSHPSIIGWCPLNETYQKLHDRITRLDAVTRAMFLATKAMDTTRPVIDASGYAHRVAETDVYDSHNYEQDPAVFRQLMSGLAKDEPFVNCHESGSAYSLPYRGQPYFVSEFGGIWWDPGAAAAESGEDRTVSWGYGERVRDEEEFYARFGGLTEVLLGDPGMFGYCYTQLTDVFQEQNGIYRFDRGRKLDVGRIRAAQLRPAAIEQRHGA
- a CDS encoding carbohydrate ABC transporter permease, encoding MSATAPTVRPRRLPGRAATGSPLLLGHGRLPRVLAGTVLAVLAAVWLLPLLWAVATSVQSEQDVASPGLSPFKGPFTAEAFRRILDRGNVTLWAFNSLLIAGLVTVITVTVSALAAYGFSRGVFRGRRALLGVTVAAIMVPPQLLVVPLFEQMLLFNLVDTYAAVILPQVVAPMMVFILKRFFDGIPRELEDAARIDGASEFRVFRSIVLPLSRPIVAAVAIFVFIGAWNNFMWPFIVTNDPDLMTLPVGLATVKDAFGIQYAQSMASALLAALPLIVVFLLFQRRIVDSVATTGLGGS
- a CDS encoding carbohydrate ABC transporter permease; amino-acid sequence: MTTIAPPGTGGRTGRAGPRAGGHHRTGHRGTRSAPGSGLLFVLPFLLVFALFMVWPLAQGLWMSLTDSSLALRDTAFVGFANYAEAFGDPDVWSSLGNTVFFTVVSSVPLVLIALVMALLVHTGLAGQWAWRLAFFAPYLLPVTVVTLIWTWLYQPDIGLANQLLGTFGLGPVGWLSDEAVAMWSIAALTVWWTAGFNFLLYLAALQSLPSAYDEAAALDGAGAWRRLWSITLPQLRRTTALVAMLQVLASLKVFDQIYILTKGGPNGSTRPVLEYVYDVGFTGYRLGYASAVSYLFFALVIVVSLVQLRLFRRED
- a CDS encoding extracellular solute-binding protein, coding for MTPPPPVTETTVPPPPAPGLSRRRLLGHGMAAAGALLTAGPLSGCASPASASDASALSVWDLFQGGDGMLMDDMIRTVSSGTDGFEVDRTILDWGPSYYTKLAMSAAGGRASDVAVAHLSRLPGYAPGGLLDPFDLGLLAEFGVTPEDFTPAVWARTRHAGAVYAVPLDVHPFIVFYDKEAADKAGLLDSSGELTATGSPEALLEAGKALAAATGASGILFGHVTDTAQSWRQFAALYAQTGAAFTLPDGGPAEIDIDAAVRVVTFMQRLFDGTTNPRNLDYNGAMAGFLGGRGGMVMLGEWELPTLRKSGIPLGAAPFPQVFDRPAVYTDCHGFVLPHQHDPDPARRREAHRYVAAMVKQSLTWAKAGHIPAYRPVLATPEYAALDPQSSYADAAEVAVLDPPNWFAGAGSDFQNRMCQPLQSALLGNTSAEKAVRQMVREADALLRRPNPVA